A genomic window from Macaca thibetana thibetana isolate TM-01 chromosome 16, ASM2454274v1, whole genome shotgun sequence includes:
- the SLC35B1 gene encoding solute carrier family 35 member B1 isoform X1, with product MRPLPPVGDVRLDLSPPPPLLPVPVVSGSPVGSSGRLMASSSSLVPDRLRLPLCFLGVFVCYFYYGILQEKITRGKYGEGAKQETFTFALTLVFIQCVINAVFAKILIQFFDTARVDRTRSWLYAACSISYLGAMVSSNSALQFVNYPTQVLGKSCKPIPVMLLGVTLLKKKYPLAKYLCVLLIVAGVALFMYKPKKVVGIEEHTVGYGELLLLLSLTLDGLTGVSQDHMRAHYQTGSNHMMLNINLWSTLLLGMGILFTGELWEFLSFAERYPAIIYNILLFGLTSALGQSFIFMTVVYFGPLTCSIITTTRKFFTILASVILFANPISPVQWVGTVLVFLGLGLDAKFGKGAKKTSH from the exons ATGAGGCCCCTGCCGCCGGTCGGCGATGTCCGGCTGGATCTGTCGCCtccgccgccgctgctgccggTGCCGGTTGTGAGCGGGTCTCCAGTCGGCTCCTCCGGGCGTCTCATGGCCTCTAGCAGCTCCCTGGTGCCCGACCGGCTGCGCCTGCCGCTCTGCTTCCTGGGTGTCTTTGTCTGCTATTTTTACTATGGGATCCTGCAGGAAAAGAT AACAAGAGGAAAGTATGGAGAGGGAGCCAAACAGGAGACGTTCACCTTTGCCTTAACTTTGGTCTTCATTCAATGTGTGATCAATGCTGTGTTTGCCAAGATCT TGATCCAGTTTTTTGACACTGCCAGGGTGGATCGTACCCGGAGCTGGCTCTATGCTGCCTGTTCTATCTCCTATCTGGGTGCCATGGTCTCCAGCAACTCAGCACTACAGTTTGTCAACTACCCAACTCAG GTCCTTGGTAAATCCTGCAAGCCAATCCCAG TCATGCTCCTTGGGGTGACCCTCTTGAAGAAGAAGTACCCATTGGCCAAGTATCTGTGTGTGCTGCTAATTGTGGCTGGAGTGGCCCTTTTCATGTACAAACCCAAGAAAGTTGTTGGGATAGAAGAACACACAGTCGGTTATGGAGAGTTACTCCTG CTATTATCGCTGACCCTGGATGGACTGACTGGTGTTTCCCAGGACCATATGCGGGCTCATTACCAAACAGGCTCCAACCACATGATGCTGAACATCAACCTTTGGTCGACATTGCTGCTGGGAATGG GAATCCTGTTCACTGGCGAGCTCTGGGAGTTCTTGAGCTTTGCTGAAAGGTACCCTGCCATCATCTATAACATCCTGCTCTTTGGGCTGACCAGTGCCCTGGGTCAG AGCTTCATCTTTATGACGGTTGTGTATTTTGGTCCCCTGACCTGCTCCATCATCACTACAACTCGAAAGTTCTTCACAATTTTGGCCTCTGTGATCCTCTTCGCCAATCCCATCAGCCCCGTGCAATGGGTGGGCACTGTGCTTGTGTTCCTGG gTCTTGGTCTCGATGCCAAGTTTGGGAAAGGAGCCAAGAAGACATCCCACTAG
- the SLC35B1 gene encoding solute carrier family 35 member B1 isoform X2, whose amino-acid sequence MCDQCCVCQDLVDRTRSWLYAACSISYLGAMVSSNSALQFVNYPTQVLGKSCKPIPVMLLGVTLLKKKYPLAKYLCVLLIVAGVALFMYKPKKVVGIEEHTVGYGELLLLLSLTLDGLTGVSQDHMRAHYQTGSNHMMLNINLWSTLLLGMGILFTGELWEFLSFAERYPAIIYNILLFGLTSALGQSFIFMTVVYFGPLTCSIITTTRKFFTILASVILFANPISPVQWVGTVLVFLGLGLDAKFGKGAKKTSH is encoded by the exons ATGTGTGATCAATGCTGTGTTTGCCAAGATCT GGTGGATCGTACCCGGAGCTGGCTCTATGCTGCCTGTTCTATCTCCTATCTGGGTGCCATGGTCTCCAGCAACTCAGCACTACAGTTTGTCAACTACCCAACTCAG GTCCTTGGTAAATCCTGCAAGCCAATCCCAG TCATGCTCCTTGGGGTGACCCTCTTGAAGAAGAAGTACCCATTGGCCAAGTATCTGTGTGTGCTGCTAATTGTGGCTGGAGTGGCCCTTTTCATGTACAAACCCAAGAAAGTTGTTGGGATAGAAGAACACACAGTCGGTTATGGAGAGTTACTCCTG CTATTATCGCTGACCCTGGATGGACTGACTGGTGTTTCCCAGGACCATATGCGGGCTCATTACCAAACAGGCTCCAACCACATGATGCTGAACATCAACCTTTGGTCGACATTGCTGCTGGGAATGG GAATCCTGTTCACTGGCGAGCTCTGGGAGTTCTTGAGCTTTGCTGAAAGGTACCCTGCCATCATCTATAACATCCTGCTCTTTGGGCTGACCAGTGCCCTGGGTCAG AGCTTCATCTTTATGACGGTTGTGTATTTTGGTCCCCTGACCTGCTCCATCATCACTACAACTCGAAAGTTCTTCACAATTTTGGCCTCTGTGATCCTCTTCGCCAATCCCATCAGCCCCGTGCAATGGGTGGGCACTGTGCTTGTGTTCCTGG gTCTTGGTCTCGATGCCAAGTTTGGGAAAGGAGCCAAGAAGACATCCCACTAG